TGGATGAGAATGTCAATTATGGCAGCAACAAAAACTCACTTGAGACAGGGCAAGcatacatattttatttaatatagatgattataataataaattgcAGCTGATTATTTCCTAATGCTGGAAAAATCACCTGACTAAATCTTGAAGCTTCTGACAGAAATTATCAAGACAAGCTGACTCCAAATCATGGCTAAGCAATTGGCTTCTCAATTTGGTATGATTTTCCCTCACTTCATTTCCAACCTCATTCTCATCATCCATCACAATTTTCACAGCTTTGCAAACACTTTCCTTTGTGAACAACCCATCTTCTTCGCCCTTCACCACTTCAACCCCAACCTTCAAGTTTCTACCCATCATCCTTGCATTAACAATGTGGTCACTATCTAGATGTGGCAACAACACTATCTGACACTTATTGATCAGTGCTTCTGTCAATGAACCAGCTCCACAATGTGTCAGAAAGCAACCAACAGATGGGTGTTGCAAAATCAGCTGCTGCTGTATCCATCCACTTTGGACAATCCCTCTCCCTTGAACTCTTTCTTCAAAACCTTCAGGCAGAGCAATTTCAACTGTTTCACACCCAACAGGAGGTTTGAGAACAGCCAAAAATGGCAGATCTGTTAGCTCGAGACCCAACAACAATTCTTGGAATTGATCTACAGGTAACACCCACTCACTTCCAAGTGCACAATAAATTACTGAACCATGTTTGAATCCTCCAAGCCATTCAGCCcaattttcttccaaaacagtGTTGGGTGGTTCAGGTATAACAGGTCCTGAAAGCATAACAGGCTTCCCAAATTGCTCTCCAAGGTAGTCTGCATAAGGACCCTCAATTTCTCTGCAACCCTTGAATCCTATTGCATCTGAGAGGCTTAAACCATTATACAGACGGTCATAGAAAAGAACACCACTTCCAAACTCCCAGTTCCTTTTCGAAGCTAGGAACTTAGCCTCATGAGCATGAAGCTTGATGGATGAAGCAGGGTACCCAGGTGGGGGTTGCATGAGATCAACTTCAGTTATGCTACCCCTTTGTCTCATCCTTGCTGGGGATGTAGTGTATGATATTGTTGCGGGGCTAATGATCCAGTATTGGAAAGATTTGATCCCCAATCGGCGAGTCAAGTTTGGTAGCCAATAGGTGAAATCAAAGAAAACAATTTGTGGCTTTAGCTCAGTTAGGAGAAGCTCGATGTCCTTTTCAGTACGATCCATGGCTGTCATGATGAGTGGACCTAAAGAGAAAGAGACATCTGAAGTGGTTTCAGCACCATGGGGAAGGCCACCAACATGAGGAACATTGATGGGGTGAAAGGTGATGAGGTGTGGGTAAAGGTTGAATTGCTCTAACTTGGCTTGTGTTCTTCTGGGAATGAAGAAGGAGATTTTGTGTCCTCTTTTGGCTAATTTGTTGGAGAGGTGGAGATATGGGGTTAGATGCCCCATAGCAAACCATGGAAACATTGCAATGTgtaaagatgaagatgaatccATGGCTGAAGGTTGAGACACTGAGCAGAATGAGGTATAGATACATATATATGTGTGTTTATGTCATGGATGCAGTAAGTCAATTACTCTCCACAGTAGAAAGACAAATAAAGTTACAGAAAGTCAAGctaaattaaaagaaaacctTAAAAACCGGCTTAGTGGTATGCTTTAGCATTTGAGGAGAATCTCTTCAATATTATACTCGACAGCGTGAAGTGCGTGTCCAAATATTTTGTTGGCAATTGCAGGGTTGGTGGGTTCGAATTTTAGAATTATACtcctatatttttattttcttttggtgaCTAAGAATGACAGAGTTATACAAGATAATGAGTCCCAACCAATTAAATTCTATAATGAATCATATCTTGGAACCAGATCTTGTCTTTTAGGTAAAGTCAAGAGGCCCCTGTTTAAAAGTAAAAGAGACATACCAAAAAAACGTACTTGAGTTAGGTGGTTTATGACCGGCGCCACCACTCACATACTCAAATCCTTGTATCAAGCTCTTTAAAccacaaaagaaaacaaatagaaAATTCAGGTCTGGGCGCACTTATCACAATAAATTACAATTACAAAAAACTCAAAGCAAACTAACTAATACATAAATAGAAAAACATAACACTAAAGATTCGAATAATCAATTCACAAAAAccattaaattaagaaaaaatcaccGTTAGATAAAAACCTCAATTTCCAATTCATGAACTGTGTCTAATCTATGTAGTTTCCACCACTCCTCACATCAGCAACTGCATGGGTTGTATGAGAGCATTTTCTCAAGCATTCCTTCTCACACTGTTCGAAGAAGTGTCTCTCGGAACTCGGAAGAGAGTCTAATCCAGAGATTACTGATATGAACCCAGCATGTAAcgcaaaaataagaaaatgctCAAGCTTTTACTTAACACATGTATAAGAATAATAAGAAATAAGACTGCATTTGGCACCAAATTTTGACTGAGCCTATCAGCATAAAACACTTCtgaatcttttaaaattttaaagttttatgaaaaaatttctcatatttgaaattgcctttaaaaaatcggtttcaagatttgttatggaaataaattttaggtgaagaaaaagtttatttttagagtattaattaaattttatgatatttctattgaattttcgaatttccatttaattcataattttatgagtttttattgtgatttggtacattttgatagtttttattaattaatttttatggttttttttgtttttttatttaatctaggtaaatcttagatagttagggcaaatattttaaaattttaatattttatgaataaatttctcagatttaaacataaaaagttatctaacaaattgacacgtggaattgtAACTGTGAAACTTTTTAACAGTCTAGTTTTTTTAAATTAGGCTTGAGAGACTTGTCcgaatttaaagagataatgaaaacggtttcaagatttgttttggaaataaatttagtacggagtaatctaggtaaatcttacaTAAtcagggcaaatcttttaaaattcgattcaagataaaataacacaaaagaagagaagatatctaatggaatgacatgtggaatttttttatgagaattaacctgaaaatgaaacgtgaaattttttttatgagaattaatctggtgtcACCACGTCACTAAATGAGCCTCTGGTGCCGCCACGTCACTAAATGAgtctgatagaagttcttcttttctaatatatattgattgattctaacacgccccctcacgcaagagccctttgggcttgaaacgtggataaatgcacaggcccacccATCATATGCTTAAtcaaattccactttttaaattgaaagtaaggggagcaaggatcgaactatagacctctcggccataaagactctgataccatgtcaaacaaccacttatctcaaaagcttaatgtcaaacaaccacttatccAAAAGTTGTTTGACATTGGTATCAAGAGTCTTCTTCTTAGAGGGACCTGTGAGTGAATTGAGTAAAACCGACCATAAAAGCCAAGACACCTTGCTTCAATTCATCAAATATATGGATTTTGAAACTCCCTACACATCACTAGCACCACTTGTGTTTGATGGTGATAATTATCATATCTAGGCAGCAAGAATGGAGGCACACATAGAGGCAAATGATCTTTCAGAAGCTGTTGAGGAGGACTAGGAAGTTCTTCCATTACCCGCCAATCCAACTATGGCTCACATTAAAATTCACAAGGAGAGGAAAGCAAGAAAGTCAAAGGAAAGAGCTACCTTATTTGTCGCTGTCTCACAAGACATTTTTCACCAGAATCATGACAATCAAATCAGCATTTGAAGTCTGGAATTTCCTCAAAGAtgaatatgaagaagatgaacggATCAAGGGAATGCAAGCCATGAGTCTGGTTAGAGAAATGGAGATGCAAAAAAATGTAGGAGTCTGAAACAATCAATGAGTATGCAAACAAACTTCTTAGCATTGCTAACAAGGTGAGGTTGCTAGGTTCTGAATTTTCTGACTCAAtaattgttcaaaaaaaaattggtgacTGCCTCTGAAAGATTTGAAGCTTCTATTGCTTCACTGGAAAATACTAGGGATCTATCTAAGATCTCCTTGACGAAACTTGTAAGTTCTTTGCAGTCCCAAGAGTAGAGAAGATTGATGAGACAAGATGGCATAGTCAAAGGTGCTTTTCCAGCCAAGCACCATTATGCTGAAACTAATCGAAAGAAATATGGCAAAAATGATCAACCAACAAATTACCCACCTTGTGAACACTACGGGAAGATTGGTCATCCACCGTTCAGATGTTGGAGAAGGCCAAATGCAAAATGCAACAAGTACAATGAGATGAGTCATGAAGCTGTGATTTACAGAACCAAAATTCAAGAAGATGCAGATGAAGCCAAAAATGcgcaagaggaggaagaagacgtGCTCTTTGTTGCTACTTGCTTCTCTAGCAACAACTCAAGTGAATCTTGGTTGATTGATAGTGGTTGGACTAATCACATGACCTATGACAAAGAATTGTTCAAGAGTTTGGACAGCATCGAAGTCAAATAGGTCAGAATTGGAAATGGTGAAAAAAATCCATTAAAAGGCAAGGGGGCAGTAGCTATAGCAAGCTACATAGGTACAAAAATTCTCTCTGATGTTTTGTATGTACCTAAAATTACTAAAAGCTTGCTTAGTATTGGACAGTTGCTTGAGAAAGACTTCAAAGTTATCTTTGAAGATAAAAGCTGCATAGTTAAAGATCCAGAAGGCCTTGAAATGTTCAAGTTAAAAACGAGAAGCAAGAATTTTTCATTTGATTCAAAAGAGGAGGAGAAAACTGCATTTCATGGTGATTTGACCAATGAGCATGTCACATTTCTTAGTGAAAGTGACGACGGAGAGAAAAGGAAATGGAAAGTCAAtatcaacaacatcaacaagGGTGTTACTGTTGAAGATGATAGTGTTGAAAATGATAGTGGTGTTGTTGCAGCCAATGGTGTTTTGGGTAACCAGTCAAAAGGTAAAGAGCCTCAAGGATcgtttcaaaattcaaaactacCCGATGAGAGTCCTCCATGTCATCACATGTACCCAACACATTACTATGTACATCCATTTTCTCCTTTCATTTACAACCACAACTATAGTGTGGCGTGTTATGCACCTCCGCGGCCATATTCATATGCATACGTGATGCATCCAATGAATGGAAGCGAACCCGTCGAAGCGCATATTCCAATATCAGTATGGTTGACGTTTTAAACACTGAGAAGTTAGAACCTTGCAGCTACTGATCTAAGGATGAGTGTTGAGATTATGTCTCAGTAGCTGTTTGAATTTTTAAGTttaagttgttagtttaagGAATTAAGGTTGAATGAGTCCTATTAAGATAAGATATTTGAATCCTTGTTAGGTCAGTTTAGAGTTATCTTCGTGTTAGTTTTTCAAATCTTGCAGATTTTAAGTTAGTCTGTTATtcaatctttttatttaaaaagggCAAGTTCTGATTAATAAAATTACTATCTTCCGTTAGAAATATTTTCTTCTCTTCACGTTAAAATCACAAACAAAAGATGTTTGTTTGAATACATTGAAGTTACTCAAAGCATTAATGTGTAAGCTTATCAATGTTTTGCAGCTATAAATTCTTTGAGTTTGCTGGGGGCACTCATGTGATTAAGTTCAACGGTCTTAACTATGCTGATTGGTCAGAATAGATTTAGTTTCAACTGGATACTATGGATTTAGACCTAGGAATAGTTACAAACGAAAAGCTTGCAGCCATTACTAGTACGGAGGATGACAAGTCTTATTATGAAGCTTGGGTAAGGTCTAATACGCTGTGCTTGAACTTAATGAGAATGGCTGAAAATGTTAAGCCATCAATGCCCAAATAGACAATGAAAGGGAATTTATGGCAAAAGTTAAGGAGTTCTCACAATCAGAAATAACTAACAAGTCCATTGTGAGACTCTAATGAGTAAGTTGGCGACCAAAAGGTTTGATTGGTCTCAATCCATTCATGATCATGTGACCAGCATGGAAAATCTAGCAGCAAAGCTGAAGTCCATGGGTATGGATGTAAGTGAGTATTTTCTCGTACAATTTATTATCAACTCACTTCATTTTGAGCTTGGCCAGTTCCAGGTGAACTACAACACCATTAAGGAAAAATGGAACTTCAATGAAATTAAGGCCATGTTGATTCAGGAGGAAAGGagattaaaaaaatagagaGACAACTCCATTTATCTCATGACTCACAATGAAGCTAGTAGCAGCAAGGCTAAACCGAGTAGAAAGGAACAAAAGAATGACAAAGCCTTAAAGGTTAAAGAGGGCCAAATTTATAAGGAACATGTATGCTACATTTGTAAGAAGGTTGGACACTTCAAGAAAGATTGTCCGAAAAGATAGGCTTGGTTCGAAAAGAAAGGTACATTTTATGTTTCAATTAGTTTTGAATCAAACCTATCGAAGTACCTAATAATACCTGGTGGTTggattctggtgcaactactCATGTGTCACATACTATGCACAAATTCCTTTCGACCCAGCCCATAAGAGGAACTGAAAAGTTTCTGTACATGGGAAACGAGATGAAAGTACGAATTGAAGGAATTGAGACTTACAGATTGATCTTGGACACTGGTCATCAGTTAGATCTAGAAAAGTGTCTAGATGTTCCTGAATGTGCTAGAAATCTTGTTTCAGTAGGAAAGTTGGATCGTTTAGGATTTGCTTTTAAGATTGCACATGATTGTTTTTCTTTGTATAAACTTGCGTACTATTATGGTTCTGGTACTTTGTTGGATGGTTTATATTGTTTCTACCTTGATGTTAATTTTGTTGAATCCCTATTTCATGTTGAGCACAATAATAGTGTTAAAGTAGTGCACGTAATGAATGCTCTGCTTTCTTGTGGCATAAAAGTCACATATCCAAAGAAATGATGATGAGGTTAATGAAAAGGGAAATATTGCATAGACGGAGGAGAATTTTATGGTAAATTTAATGAAACGTGAATTTCTCCTCCTCTATTAGACCTCACAATTTTTACTTTTCTATCTAGCTGTCTTTCCACCTCATTAATGAATATCTCATAGACATTCACTGATTGAGACTTTTCATGTCGTAGATACATATAACAATAACGTGAGAAGTCATCAATAAAGAGAATGAAATACTTTTATCCACCCCAAGATAGAACATCAAAGGGTCCACATATATCAGTGTGTATCAACTCAAGGAGTTGGCTACTTCTTGTAGCCGAGTTCTTTGATATATGTTTCGTTTCCTTGCCTTGAATGCAATCCACATATATATCCAAATCAGCAAAATCCAATTGAGGTTGTATTTCACTTTTCATTAACTTCATCATCCTTTCTTTGGATATGTGACCTAATCTTTTCATTCATTACGTGCACTACATTTAACACTTTATTGTGCTCAACATGAAATATGGATTCAACAAAATTAACATCAAGATTGAAACGGTATAAACCATACAACAAAGTATCATAACCATAATAGTATGCAAGTTTATACAAAGAAAAACCACCATGTCCAATCTTAAAATCAAAGCCTAAACGATCCAACTTTCCTACTGAAACAAGATTTCTAGCACATCCTGGAACATATAGACACTTTTCTAGATCTAACTGATGACTAGTGTTCAAGATCGATCTGCAAGTCTCAATTGCTTCAATTCGTGCTTTCATCCATACAAAAACTTTTCAGTTCGTCATATGGGCTGGATCGAAAGGAATTCCAACATAATATGTGACACATGagtagttgcaccagaatcTAACCACCAGGTATTATTAGGTATTTCAATAAGGTTTGATTCGAAACTAATTGAAACATAAAATGTACCTTTCTTTTCGACTCAAGCCTTTCTTTTTGGACAATCTTTCTTGAAGTGTCCAACCTTCTTACAGATGTAGCATACATGTTCCTTATTAATTCGGCCCTCTTTAGCCTTTAAGGCTTTGTCTTACTTCTATTCCTTTCTACTCGGTTTAGCCTTGCTGCTACTAGCTCAATATTGAGTCGTGAGATAAATGGAGCTgtctctctctttctttaatTTCCCTTCCTCCAGAATCAACATTGTCTTAATTTCCTGGAAGTTCCATTTTTCCTTAATGATGTTGTAGTTCACCTGGAACTGGCCAAACTCAAAATGAAGTGAGTTGATGATAAACTGTACGAGAAAATACTCACTTACATCCATACCCATGAACTTCAGCTTTGCTGCTAGATTTTCCATGCTGGTCACATGATCATGAATGGGTTAAGACCAATAAAACCTTTTGGTCGTCAACTCACTCATTAGAGTCCCACAAATGTCTGATTGTGAGAACTCCTTAACTTTTGCTATAAATTCTCTTGCATTGTCTGTTTGGGCATGGATGACTTAACATTTTTAGTCATTCTCATTAAGTTCAAGCACAACGTATTAGACATTACCCAAGCCTCATAATAAGACTTGTCATCCTCCGTACTGGTCTCAGTAATGGATGCAGGCTTTTCGTCTGTAACTATTCCTAGGTCTAAATCCATAGAACCCGGTTGAAACTAAATCTGTTCCGATCAATCAGCATAGTTTAGACCATTGAACTTAATCACATCAGTGCCCCCAGCAAACAAAGAAGTTATAGCGGCAAAACATTGATAAGCTTACACATTAATGCTTTGAGTAACTTCAATGGATTCAAACAAACATCTTTACTTATGCATTTAAGTCCATTTTTGGATCTAACTTAAATTCATAATTTCAAACAATAATGATGCTAATAAAAAACTACTTTAATAGACAAACATTCAAACAATCAACATGCTTATAAATCTTTAGATATATAAACACATTTTTCAAGTATGTTAATTCCTTATTTAATGCCATACATTATAAGTAATGGTCCACCTTTGGGTGACACAAATATTTCATATAATAGTAAGTCATCATAACCTCATTACATATTTTCATAGCATCAAAACCATGGGTTGTAAATTGCAACTATACatcatgaaattaaataaacacATTTGGTCACTTTGATGATACAAATCTTTcatatatttaatttcaaaaactgtaattatttttaatacttgACGCGTAAGCTATGAGCTTTTCTCAGTTTATGTGAATAAACAACTTTACAATTTGTCTTAGCCAACAATAACAGATGCGGAGGGGAAAACCAAATCCTTCAGATATATCAATTTCATGATATAAAACTAGATTCTTTAAATTCTTATCCATTAAAGGACAAAACAACATTGAATAATTTTCTTCTGGATCCCAAGGCATACATACATGGCAATCTGATAAACTTAAAGGCTGTCAAAACAACTAGAAGGCAAAATGGCTGGCAAATACTattcttttatgttttcataatGTTCGTACAAGAAAACTATCACTACTGTTCACACTATTCAGGATTATATAATTTCGAGAACCAAAAACCATTCGGACATTGCAATACATTTTCGGCCAGTCACAAGCAATTAGCACAAGGCAGTGGGAAACAAAAATACCATAATTGAATCCATAAATTTTTGGTATCCTAGGGTTTTCAACATGCAGAAAACCTAAACCATGATCTTTAAATTAATATGACTCTCACTAACTTTTATAGGGAGGAGATGACTAACCTGGATTCATTCTAGATTCCATGAAG
This portion of the Lotus japonicus ecotype B-129 chromosome 3, LjGifu_v1.2 genome encodes:
- the LOC130742424 gene encoding cyanidin 3-O-galactoside 2''-O-xylosyltransferase FGGT1-like, with the translated sequence MDSSSSLHIAMFPWFAMGHLTPYLHLSNKLAKRGHKISFFIPRRTQAKLEQFNLYPHLITFHPINVPHVGGLPHGAETTSDVSFSLGPLIMTAMDRTEKDIELLLTELKPQIVFFDFTYWLPNLTRRLGIKSFQYWIISPATISYTTSPARMRQRGSITEVDLMQPPPGYPASSIKLHAHEAKFLASKRNWEFGSGVLFYDRLYNGLSLSDAIGFKGCREIEGPYADYLGEQFGKPVMLSGPVIPEPPNTVLEENWAEWLGGFKHGSVIYCALGSEWVLPVDQFQELLLGLELTDLPFLAVLKPPVGCETVEIALPEGFEERVQGRGIVQSGWIQQQLILQHPSVGCFLTHCGAGSLTEALINKCQIVLLPHLDSDHIVNARMMGRNLKVGVEVVKGEEDGLFTKESVCKAVKIVMDDENEVGNEVRENHTKLRSQLLSHDLESACLDNFCQKLQDLVR